GCCTTTGACATCGTCATTCCGATTATGAGGTTGTCATATTTCTTCATCAGATAGCGGTAGTCAGTATCACAGAAGTCCACATAGGCATTGTCTAAGAAGAGCAGTCCGTCAATACCCTCAAGGATCTCCTCAACTGTTTCAGGAGGTGTCACTGTTCCGGACGGGTTATTCGGAGTGCATAAAAATGAGACCTTGCAGCCCTCAGATTTCCGGATGAATAACCCAGGATCAACCGTAAAATCATCCTCTCTCCCGATACCGACAGACTCACCGCCCTGCGCCTTCACTGCAAGACCATAAAAAGAGAATGTCGGAACTGAGACCGACACCCTGTCACCCGGATCTATGAGTGCCCTTAAAGTGGTCTCTATTACGCCATCCATACCAACCCCGGTTACGAATGTGTAATCACCATGCCTCCTGACAAGTGCATCCTTTAGCTCCCTCATCTTCTCATCAGGATAACGGTTGCACCCCTCAAGAGCCGCATTGGCTTTTTTTATCGCAAGAGGAGAAGGAGGATATGGATTTTCATTGCTGGCAAGCTTTGCAGGATTTTCATAACCGGCACTGCGGGCTATATCTGCCGCTTTTGTTGCAAAGACATATCCGCCTTCAGAATAAACTTCCCTAATCAAATGACGCATTAATCGCCTCAGCAGCAATATCGATCTCACTGTCAGATATTGTCAGCGGCGGAACAAGCCTTAGATTGCCATGTCCTGCACAGTTGACAAGAACGCCCTTCTCCTGGCACCTCTGCTGCACTCCCGGGCATTTGTCCTCACCGGCCGATATGCCAATCATAAGCCCTTCAACACGGGGGTTCAAAGCGGAGAGGCTGTTTCTGAACCGCTCCGACTTCTCCGGAATCCGGGGAAGGATCTCCTCGATTACACCTATGGTTGCAAGAGCTGCTGCGCATGCTACCGGTCCGCCGGCAAAGGTGCTGCCATGCTCACCCGGATTAAAGGAGAGGCCCTCACGTGCAACTATAGCACCCATCGGAAATCCGCTGGCAATGCCCTTTGCAATGGTGACAATATCCGGGTTTACTCCGGCATTCTGGTACGCAAACCAGCTGCCGGTCCTTCCCATTCCGGTCTGGACCTCATCCGTAATCATAAGAGCACCGGTATCATCACAGATCTCCCTGATTCCCTTAAGGAAACCTTCAGGTGCCGGAATAACTCCTGCCTCGCCCTGGATGCATTCGACAAAAATACCCGCAGTATCCCTGCCTGCCAGTTCTTTTAAGGCTTCAAGATCGCCATAATCCACAAAGTCGCAGTACGGCTGAAGAGGCCCGAAGGGTTCACGTATAGCCGGCTTGTGGGTCACTGCAAGTGAAGCGCAGGTTCTTCCGTGAAAACCATCCTTAAATGAGATGAACTTACTCCTGCCGGTTCTGATTCGTGCAAGCTTTAAGGCTGCCTCATTAGCCTCAGCGCCGGAGTTTGCCATAAACACACGCCCGCCTTTAAGCCCGGAGATCTCCACAAGCTTTTCTGCAAGTTCGCCCTGATTGGGGACATAATATAGATTGGAGACATGAATCAGCTCCTTTGCCTGACTGCATATCGCCTCGACAACCTTCGGGTGGCAGTGCCCCGTACTGCATACGGCAATGCCTGCAACACAGTCAAGGTATTTTTTCCCTTCATCATCCCAGACATATGAGCCACTACCTTTAACGATCTTCAGATTGCGCTTAAATGCCTGCATAAAGTAGCGGCTGTCGAGTTCCTTTGAGTCCGGATTATTTGTCATTCATGATCACGACTGAATAATTATATAGATATATTTTAAATCCCGGAATATTATCTGTTCCGGTGTTCATTCCAATTCACATCAGATATGGATTAAATTTTGGTTAAACATCAGTTAAATTTTGACAGGGCTATTAATTGAAACCGAAGTCCGGATAACATTCCGGACATCAACCCCGCACATAAAGAGAGAAAATAGCGGATATAATCCACATATTTACTCGTATTCAATCGTTGCGGGCGGTTTTGGAGTGATATCATAGACAACCCTTGACACGCCCGGAATTTCGGATGTGATCCTGCTTGCAATACGATGCAGTGTCTCCCAGGGCACCTCCACAGGGTCTGCTGTCATGGCATCCCTTGAATATACAGCCCTTACTGAGACAATCCATCCATGAAGCCTTACGTCACCTTTAACACCGGTTCCAAGACCGATTACTGCTGCAAGGCACTGCCAGGGCCTGAACTTCTCAACAAGTTCCTCCTCGGCAATTGCGTTTGCCTCCCGTACAATCTCAATCTTCTCTTCAGTAATCTCACCTACACAGCGCACTGCAAGGCCGGGCCCCGGGAAGGGCATCCTGTGCTGAATTTCAAGAGGAAGCCCAAGGGCACCTGCAACATCCCGGACTTCGTCTTTATAGAGATCAATCAGAGGTTCGATGAGGCCCTCAAATGCAATATCATATGGCAGTCCTCCTACATTGTGGTGACTCTTAATACCGCCCTCACTCTCAATGACATCAGGATATATCGTGCCCTGAAGAAGATATTCAGCCTCTGTCTTCTTAGCCTCGCGCTCAAAGATCCTGATGAACTTCTCACCAATGATCTTTCTCTTAACCTCAGGATCACTGACACCCCTAAGGGCATTGATAAATTCATCCCCGGCATCGACCACATCGAGATTGAGATCAGAGAAGAGAGTCTTAATTCTCTCAGTCTCCCCTTTTCTCATAAGTCCGGTATCGACATATATCGAGATGAGGTTTTCACCGATTGCACGCCTTGCAAGCTCAGCACATACCGATGAATCTACCCCCCCGGATAGCGCCATCACAACTTTTTTTCCGTCTGCTTTCTCACGGATTTCCTTTATTGCACTTTCAATGAATTTTTCTGTATTTACCATAATTATTCTCCGGTATTTTTCTATTCAGGTTATTTTCAGGAAGACCTTTTACTCCTCTTTCATCCTGTAATTTTTGCATGCATCAACAAATCCAAGGTACGGCGGTGAGGGTCTTGTCGGAGTTGACCGGAATTCCGGGTGGAACTGTGTTGCCAGGAAGAAGGCATCGCTGCCCGGAAGTTCACAGGCTTCCATTCTGTTGCCGGATCTTCCGGTGAATTTCAGGCCGGCACTCTCGATCTCATCG
The sequence above is a segment of the Methanoplanus limicola DSM 2279 genome. Coding sequences within it:
- a CDS encoding pyridoxal phosphate-dependent aminotransferase, with the protein product MRHLIREVYSEGGYVFATKAADIARSAGYENPAKLASNENPYPPSPLAIKKANAALEGCNRYPDEKMRELKDALVRRHGDYTFVTGVGMDGVIETTLRALIDPGDRVSVSVPTFSFYGLAVKAQGGESVGIGREDDFTVDPGLFIRKSEGCKVSFLCTPNNPSGTVTPPETVEEILEGIDGLLFLDNAYVDFCDTDYRYLMKKYDNLIIGMTMSKAYGLAGMRVGYAFIPEWFEEYYNRAQTPFVINSVSAAAATGALEDPAYIEGYVSSVKMWQKRFETESKFNSVPGGANFVMFDVSPYKGDEMVEMLAGKGVVVRSCTSFPGLGDNYIRVSIGKDWECERFLEVFNSL
- a CDS encoding aspartate aminotransferase family protein yields the protein MTNNPDSKELDSRYFMQAFKRNLKIVKGSGSYVWDDEGKKYLDCVAGIAVCSTGHCHPKVVEAICSQAKELIHVSNLYYVPNQGELAEKLVEISGLKGGRVFMANSGAEANEAALKLARIRTGRSKFISFKDGFHGRTCASLAVTHKPAIREPFGPLQPYCDFVDYGDLEALKELAGRDTAGIFVECIQGEAGVIPAPEGFLKGIREICDDTGALMITDEVQTGMGRTGSWFAYQNAGVNPDIVTIAKGIASGFPMGAIVAREGLSFNPGEHGSTFAGGPVACAAALATIGVIEEILPRIPEKSERFRNSLSALNPRVEGLMIGISAGEDKCPGVQQRCQEKGVLVNCAGHGNLRLVPPLTISDSEIDIAAEAINASFD
- the guaA gene encoding glutamine-hydrolyzing GMP synthase, whose amino-acid sequence is MVNTEKFIESAIKEIREKADGKKVVMALSGGVDSSVCAELARRAIGENLISIYVDTGLMRKGETERIKTLFSDLNLDVVDAGDEFINALRGVSDPEVKRKIIGEKFIRIFEREAKKTEAEYLLQGTIYPDVIESEGGIKSHHNVGGLPYDIAFEGLIEPLIDLYKDEVRDVAGALGLPLEIQHRMPFPGPGLAVRCVGEITEEKIEIVREANAIAEEELVEKFRPWQCLAAVIGLGTGVKGDVRLHGWIVSVRAVYSRDAMTADPVEVPWETLHRIASRITSEIPGVSRVVYDITPKPPATIEYE